The Coffea arabica cultivar ET-39 chromosome 8e, Coffea Arabica ET-39 HiFi, whole genome shotgun sequence genome window below encodes:
- the LOC140012771 gene encoding putative F-box protein At5g55150 — protein sequence MANWSDLQHDMLGFIAQHLDKIEDYVAFGAVCKSCRAAASEKNFKGLRPWQQVPCLTLSANDDFNRELYSLMEKQVVAKVSLPQLKGKKCYESLGWLLTIGQQGEISLLNPFYGVEVELPNQNTFPEYDLYEMDPDIFVRRMVLSSRPSRESLEDDDFVVMIICGGVGFLAFWRPKDLWWNRMETRNSSHADVIYTNGQFYSIDHMGNVVVCDVLEANPTDQARIIARFSPELWDNKELYLVKSSSTDDEHFLVVTRDNIPNYEDKKGFELDKPIYGTTEFQVFELVSTAGGEKEITSRWKEIKNLGSRSIFLGHSSSMCLENNKLAPGITPGHTYDAWAAYVEIPEGGGKDMGVYNLEKGVTAPLYDAPLRLSRTCPSLWITPNF from the coding sequence ATGGCAAACTGGTCCGATCTCCAACATGATATGTTGGGATTCATAGCCCAACACCTGGACAAGATTGAAGATTATGTGGCTTTTGGCGCAGTTTGCAAGTCATGTCGAGCAGCGGCCAGTGAGAAAAATTTCAAGGGCCTCCGACCATGGCAGCAGGTTCCCTGCCTCACGCTTTCTGCGAATGATGATTTCAATCGGGAGCTCTATAGTTTGATGGAGAAACAAGTCGTTGCTAAGGTGAGCTTGCCTCAACTTAAAGGCAAGAAGTGTTATGAATCTCTAGGATGGTTGTTGACTATAGGACAACAAGGGGAGATAAGCCTGTTGAATCCCTTCTATGGTGTTGAAGTTGAGTTACCAAATCAAAATACTTTTCCTGAATATGATTTATATGAGATGGATCCTGATATCTTTGTACGTAGGATGGTTTTGTCATCGAGGCCTAGTCGCGAGTCCCTAGAGGACGATGACTTTGTGGTGATGATCATCTGTGGAGGGGTTGGATTCTTGGCTTTCTGGAGGCCAAAGGATCTTTGGTGGAATAGGATGGAGACCAGAAACTCTTCCCATGCGGATGTCATATATACCAATGGCCAGTTCTACTCAATTGATCATATGGGCAATGTTGTGGTTTGTGACGTTTTGGAGGCAAACCCTACTGATCAGGCTCGAATAATTGCTCGGTTTAGCCCTGAATTATGGGACAACAAAGAGTTATACTTAGTAAAATCTTCATCTACAGATGATGAACATTTTCTGGTTGTCACACGAGACAACATCCCCAATTATGAGGACAAAAAAGGCTTTGAATTGGATAAACCGATCTATGGCACAACCGAATTCCAGGTGTTTGAATTGGTTTCTACAGCAGGAGGAGAAAAAGAGATTACTTCCCGTTGgaaagaaatcaagaatttggGAAGCAGATCAATTTTTCTTGGCCATAGTTCTTCAATGTGCCTGGAAAACAACAAATTGGCCCCCGGAATCACACCCGGTCATACATACGATGCATGGGCAGCATATGTTGAAATTCCTGAAGGCGGCGGCAAGGACATGGGAGTCTACAACTTGGAAAAAGGAGTAACTGCGCCCTTGTATGATGCCCCCTTAAGGCTTAGCCGAACCTGCCCATCTCTTTGGattacaccaaatttttaa